From one Pecten maximus chromosome 8, xPecMax1.1, whole genome shotgun sequence genomic stretch:
- the LOC117333091 gene encoding serine/threonine-protein kinase Chk2-like yields the protein METVPADFIDGDFSEEDDSQDDDCWGKLFPLGQSFTAIELKKDEYTFGRGENCDVPFSAPVKKHQYFQAYSKVHFKLIRQKTSTGFHIFLEDTSGNGTFINGEKVGKGNKQVLGNNDEVSLAVKKNKAYMFLDQNANEDTSLPKEIREKYTLTKTLGRGACGEVKLAFAKGSCERFAVKIISKKKFSIGGKSQVNLSKQVMTEVNILKALKHPGIIRIEDVVDSPDTLFIVLEVVDGGELFDKVVSIGQYDEPTAKLLFYQMVLACKYLHDQGITHRDLKPENILLATDSNETLIKVTDFGLSKFVDAGSIMKTFCGTPTYLAPEILLTAGSGAYTNSIDCWSLGVILFICLAGYPPFSDERKDMDLPKQITGAHYSFPKQYWAGISENAVDLIKKMMTVDPKKRITLAEALNHPWFKDEEMKQKANKLLYPEHEGMAPPSALPSPPKKRVAESGEEPPAKRKISTDTASPPDTPT from the exons ATGGAGACAGTTCCTGCAGACTTCATTGATGGAGATTTTAGCGAGGAAGACGACTCTCAGGACGACGACTGCTGGGGGAAATTGTTCCCTCTCGGTCAGAGTTTCACAGCAATCG AGCTTAAGAAAGATGAATATACATTTGGCAGAGGAGAAAACTGTGATGTTCCATTCAGTGCACCAGTTAAGAAACACCAATATTTTCAAGCTTACAGCAAAGTGCATTTTAAGCTGATCAGG cAAAAAACTAGTACAGGATTTCACATTTTTCTTGAGGACACGAGTGGAAATGGAACTTTCATAAATGGAGAAAAAGTTG GTAAAGGGAACAAACAGGTGCTTGGGAACAACGATGAGGTGTCCTTAGCAGTGAAAAAGAATAAAG CATACATGTTCCTTGACCAAAACGCAAATGAGGACACCAGTTTACCAAAGGAAATCAGAGAAAAATATACCCTAACAAAAACTCTAGGACG GGGAGCCTGTGGAGAAGTCAAGCTCGCTTTTGCTAAGGGATCATGTGAGAGGTTCGCAGTGAAGATAATATCAAAAAAGAAATTCTCCATCGGCGGCAAATCACAAGTT aatttaaGTAAGCAAGTTATGACAGAAGTGAATATATTGAAAGCATTAAAACAT CCGGGCATTATCCGAATTGAAGATGTGGTTGACTCACCGGATACACTGTTCATTGTCCTGGAAGT TGTAGATGGAGGAGAGCTGTTTGACAAGGTTGTTAGTATAGGACAGTACGATGAACCAACTGCTAAACTGCTCTTCTACCAAATGGTGTTAGCCTGCAAG TACCTTCATGATCAAGGAATTACCCACCGAGATTTAAAG CCAGAAAACATACTTCTTGCCACAGACAGTAATGAAACTTTAATCAAA GTCACAGATTTTGGATTATCAAAATTTGTGGATGCTGGATCTATCATGAAAACATTTTGTGGAACTCCAACATATCTAGCTCCGGAGATTCTCCTAACGGCTGGCTCAGGAGCCTACACAAACAGCATCGACTGTTGGAGTCTAGGTGTTATACTCTTCATATG CCTGGCAGGTTATCCTCCATTCTCTGATGAAAGAAAGGATATGGATCTACCAAAACAAATCACTGGAGCTCATTACTCCTTTCCCAAACAGTACTGGGCAGGAATCTCGGAAAATG CTGTGGACTTAATAAAAAAGATGATGACAGTGGACCCTAAGAAACGAATAACATTAGCCGAGGCCTTGAATCACCCCTGGTTCAAG GATGAAGAGATGAAACAGAAAGCAAACAAATTATTATATCCTGAACATGAGGGCATGGCACCACCATCCGCTCTG CCTTCACCACCGAAAAAACGTGTGGCAGAAAGTGGAGAAGAACCACCAGCGAAGAGGAAGATATCAACTGACACAGCCTCCCCACCGGACACTCCCACCTAA
- the LOC117333092 gene encoding uncharacterized protein LOC117333092 codes for METEDGVTLSGTTGSGKTHLAVYYGYEFHKNHPTSTVWMMRSKDQASLQMSMTKLANKLDILTGKTKDTENPINELGRMIAHVLLEKTTEKPHIIIFDDVDELCQKIVEGLIKMFVPMKKSHGSIKFIVTTMDTLLKMPKIPRTKRISVDGFTEEEATSFLSGNQTCEMSETDALKNLALSMSRLPLGLSCAKTYMTNCSKSGKAFLKLLKANTLKKLDCNLKQHDASKRSLFSNLDTLIRIMEKDLDKDATEMFKMTQFLESENIPTILFELMSTSSGINIGDLDKDIENDVETCNSVSTDSLVQAVQKFSFGTVQGIDDKRIIHTHTAVSLTLGAFTDENTKMRLLKRLLWTFALILDKDNRNQEDHNLMVSVLPQAKSVLLHAMNMMKDDLETYLLIAFVNDLVAYISNFEGLLALEKYHSEKSLDYWYKVMETTEKEMNEGLSYKKQLCTTYVEHREFARAKAIVIDKKLTTLRQRYEQKIDGFIGHFILQRRRTRADVKLLSKYLENYEEEALTMPQYRILCEKERAVPLENMTDTFIKEMILYTFYTYGRRIFYIGKCCRDGRETQILSLLVSCCPTRRDPAKKFSTVLTTVLFACSEERHPRVDF; via the exons ATGGAAACGGAGGATGGCGTTACACTTTCGG GTACAACAGGCTCTGGAAAGACTCATCTTGCCGTATATTATGGATACGAGTTCCATAAAAACCATCCAACTTCAACAGTTTGGATGATGCGGTCAAAGGACCAAGCATCATTGCAGATGTCTATGACGAAACTAGCGAACAAACTTGACATCCTCACAGGAAAAACTAAGGACACAGAAAATCCAATCAATGAACTTGGACGTATGATTGCACACGTCCTACTcgaaaaaacaacagagaagcCACACATTATCATCTTCGATGATGTCGATGAATTATGTCAGAAAATTGTAGAAGGCCTTATCAAAATGTTTGTACCAATGAAAAAATCACATGGAAGCATCAAATTCATCGTCACCACCATGGATACACTGTTGAAAATGCCAAAGATCCCAAGAACAAAGCGCATTTCGGTAGACGGGTTTACCGAAGAGGAAGCCACATCATTCTTAAGCGGGAACCAAACATGTGAAATGTCAGAAACAGATGCACTCAAAAACCTGGCTTTAAGTATGAGTCGTCTTCCTTTAGGTCTCAGCTGCGCCAAAACATACATGACAAATTGTTCCAAAAGTGGCAAAGCATTCTTGAAGCTTTTGAAAGCAAACACATTGAAAAAGCTTGACTGTAATCTGAAGCAGCACGATGCAAGTAAACGAAGTCTATTCAGCAACCTGGACACTCTTATTAGAATCATGGAGAAGGACCTAGATAAAGATGCGACTGAAATGTTCAAAATGACCCAATTTCTAGAAAGTGAAAATATCCCAACAATATTGTTTGAGCTGATGTCCACGTCATCTGGTATCAACATTGGTGACTTAGATAAAGACATTGAGAATGATGTTGAGACATGTAACTCAGTCAGCACCGATTCTTTAGTCCAGGCTGTTCAGAAGTTTTCGTTTGGAACCGTTCAGGGAATCGATGACAAAAGgataatacatacacatacagcAGTATCACTTACGTTAGGAGCATTTACTGATGAGAATACGAAGATGCGACTACTTAAGAGGTTGCTTTGGACATTTGCATTGATCTTGGATAAGGACAATCGAAATCAGGAAGACCACAACCTCATGGTGTCTGTCCTACCTCAAGCCAAATCTGTCCTCCTGCATGCAATGAATATGATGAAAGATGACCTCGAAACGTACTTGCTTATAGCATTTGTAAATGACCTCGTCGCATATATTAGCAATTTTGAAGGGTTGTTGGCTTTGGAAAAGTACCATTCCGAAAAATCTCTTGATTATTGGTACAAGGTCATGGAGACCACAGAAAAAGAGATGAATGAAGGGTTGTCTTATAAGAAACAACTGTGTACTACATATGTAGAGCATCGTGAATTCGCGAGAGCAAAAGCAATTGTTATAGATAAGAAATTGACAACACTTCGACAGCGCTACGAACAAAAAATAGATGGATTCATCGGACATTTCATCCTGCAGAGGAGAAGAACTCGAGCAGATGTCAAATTACTATCCAAATACTTGGAGAATTACGAAGAGGAAGCATTGACGATGCCACAGTATCGAATACTTTGCGAAAAGGAAAGGGCTGTCCCTCTCGAAAATATGACTGATACATTCATCAAAGAAATGATTTTGTACACATTTTATACATATGGGCGACGGATATTTTACATTGGAAAGTGTTGCAGGGATGGAAGAGAAACGCAAATTTTGTCACTACTTGTTTCTTGCTGCCCAACTCGGAGAGATCCTGCGAAGAAATTCTCAACAGTTCTTACCACTGTACTCTTTGCTTGCTCAGAGGAACGGCATCCTAGAGTTGATTTTTGA